One window from the genome of Lynx canadensis isolate LIC74 chromosome E3, mLynCan4.pri.v2, whole genome shotgun sequence encodes:
- the GIGYF1 gene encoding GRB10-interacting GYF protein 1 isoform X1, giving the protein MLWMAQRNQEEEGCPDSCFSPFLCPFSRLRALSSGGSVASPPPSPAMPKYKLADYRYGREEMLALYVKENKVPDELQDKEFAAVLQEEPLQPLALEPLTEEEQRNFSLSVNSVAVLRLMGKGAGPPLGGASRGRGSTRSRGRGRGDSCFYQRSIEEGEGAFGRNPREIQRSQSWDDRGERRFEKSARRDGARSGFEEGGAGPRKEHARSDSENWRSLREEQEEEEEGSWRLGAGPRRDGDRWRSASPDSGPRSAGWREHGDRRRKFEFDIRGDRGGCGEEEGRGGGGSAHLRRCRGPDGFEEDKDGLPEWCLDDEDEEMGTFDASGAFLPLKKGPKEPIPEEQELDFQGLEEEEEEPSEALDEAGPEAGGKELTPLPPQEENSSSPPPLPTLGPLWGTNGEGDDATEKDLPATEDDMRGMQLSPGVGSPPGPPGDLEDDEGLKHLQQEAEKLVASLQDSSLEEEQFTAAMQAQGLRHSAAATALPLSHGAARKWFYKDPQGEIQGPFTTQEMAEWFQAGYFSMALLVKRGCDEGFQPLGEVIKMWGRVPFAPGPSPPPLLVSTSTWRGAGRGSGSRTDGGGWCGARPGQRHRSALAPTQGNMDQERLKKQQELAAAALYQQLQHQQFLQLVGSRQLPQCALREKAALGDLTPPQQQLTAFLQQLQALKPPRGGDQNLLPTMNRSLSVPDSGPLWDIHTSASSQSGGEASLWDIPINSSTQGPILEQLQLQHKFQERREVELRAKREEEERKRREEKRRQQQQQEEQKRRQEEEELFRRKQVRQQELLLKLLQQQQAAAAVPASPAPSSPPPLWAGLAKQGLSMKTLLELQLEGERQLHKQPPPREPSRAQAPNHRVQLGGLGAAPLNQWVSEAGPLWGGPDKSGGSSGGLGLWEDTLKSSGSLARSLGLKNSRSSPSLSDSYSHLSGRPVRKKTEEEEKLLKLLQGIPRPQDGFTQWCEQMLHTLSTTGSLDVPMAVAILKEVESPYDVHDYIRSCLGDTLEAKEFAKQFLERRAKQKASQQRQQEAWLSGGSLQTAFQTNHSTKLGPGEGSKAKRRALMLHSDPSILGYSLHGPSGEIESVDDY; this is encoded by the exons ATGCTTTGGATGGCTCAGAGAAACCAGGAAGAAGAGGGCTGCCCGGAttcctgtttctctcctttcctgtgtcCCTTTTCTAGGCTGAGGGCCCTTTCCAGCGGTGGCAGTGTGGCCTCTCCACCCCCGTCCCCTGCCATGCCCAAATACAAGCTGGCTGACTATCGCTACGGGCGAGAAGAGATGCTGGCTCTCTACGTCAAGGAGAACAAG GTACCCGATGAGCTGCAGGACAAGGAGTTTGCTGCGGTGCTGCAGGAGGAGCCACTGCAGCCCCTGGCGCTGGAGCCTTTGACTGAGGAGGAGCAG AGAAACTTCTCCCTGTCAGTGAACAGTGTGGCTGTGCTGAGGCTGATGGGGAAGGGGGCCGGCCCCCCCCTAGGTGGCGCCTCCCGCGGCAGGGGCAGCACTCGGAGCCGAG GCCGAGGCCGTGGTGACAGTTGCTTTTACCAAAGAAGCATCGAAGAAGGCGAAGGGGCCTTTGGTCGAAACCCCCGGGAGATCCAGCGTAGCCAGAGTTGGGATGACAG AGGCGAGAGAAGGTTTGAGAAGTCGGCCAGGAGGGATGGAG CGCGATCCGGgtttgaggagggaggggctggcccgAGGAAGGAACATGCCCGCTCAGATAGCGAGAACTGGCGTTCTCTCCGAGAGgagcaagaggaagaggaggaaggcagtTGGAGACTTGGGGCAGGACCCCGGCGAGATGGCGACCGCTGGCGCTCAGCCAGCCCTG ATAGCGGTCCCCGCTCTGCTGGCTGGCGGGAACATGGGGACCGGCGTCGCAAGTTTGAATTTGATATTCGAGGGGATCGAGGAGGGTGTGGTGaagaggaggggcggggtgggggaggcagcgCTCACCTGCGGAGGTGCCGAGGGCCTGACGGCTTTGAGGAGGACAAGGATGGGCTCCCCGAATGGTGCCTGGACGACGAGGATGAGGAGATGGGCACCTTTGATGCCTCTGGGGCCTTTCTGCCTCTCAAG AAGGGCCCCAAGGAGCCTATTCCTGAGGAGCAGGAGCTCGACTTCCAGggcctggaggaagaggaggaagaacctTCTGAAGCGCTAGATGAGGCGGGCCCTGAGGCGG GAGGGAAGGAGCTGACCCCACTGCCTCCCCAGGAGGAAAActccagctccccacccccactgcccaccTTGGGCCCGCTCTGGGGAACTAACGGGGAAGGCGACGATGCTACAGAGAAAGACCTGCCGGCGACTGAAG ACGATATGAGGGGGATGCAGCTGAGTCCCGGGGTGGGCTCACCCCCTGGTCCACCCGGAGATCTGGAGGATGATGAAGGCCTGAAGCACCTGCAGCAG GAGGCAGAGAAGCTGGTGGCCTCCCTGCAGGACAGCTCCCTGGAGGAAGAGCAGTTTACGGCTGCCATGCAGGCCCAGGGTCTGCGCCACTCAGCAGCTGCCACTGCCCTCCCTCTCAGCCACGGTGCGGCCCGGAAGTGGTTCTACAAGGACCCACAGGGGGAGATCCAAG GCCCCTTTACAACGCAGGAGATGGCGGAGTGGTTCCAGGCGGGCTATTTTTCCATGGCACTGCTTGTGAAGCGGGGCTGTGATGAGGGCTTCCAGCCACTGGGTGAGGTGATCAAGATGTGGGGTCGCGTGCCCTTTGCCCCGGGACCCTCACCACCCCCACTGCTGGTGAGCACGTCCACCTGGAGAGGAGCAGGGCGGGGAAGCGGGAGCCGGACGGATGGCGGCGGGTGGTGCGGAGCGAGACCAGGTCAGAGGCACAGAAGCGCTCTGGCCCCCACTCAGGGCAACATGGACCAGGAGCGGCTGAAGAAGCAGCAGGAGCTGGCGGCCGCGGCCTTGTACCAGCAGCTGCAGCACCAGCAGTTTCTGCAGCTGGTCGGCAG CCGGCAGCTCCCGCAGTGCGCGCTCCGGGAAAAGGCCGCTCTGGGGGACCTGACGCCGCCCCAGCAGCAGCTCACTGCGTTCCTACAGCAGCTCCAAGCTCTCAAACCGCCCAG AGGCGGGGACCAGAACCTGCTCCCGACCATGAACCGGTCCTTGTCGGTGCCGGATTCGGGCCCCCTCTGGGACATACATACCTCAGCCTCATCACAGTCAG GCGGTGAGGCCAGTCTTTGGGACATACCAATTAACTCTTCGACTCAGGGTCCAATTCTAGAACAACTCCAGCTGCAGCACAAA TTCCAAGAGCGCAGAGAAGTGGAGCTCAGGGCGaagcgggaggaggaggagcgcaAGCGGCGGGAGGAGAAGCgccggcagcagcagcagcaggaggagcagAAGCGgcggcaggaggaagaggagctgTTTCGGCGCAAGCAG GTGCGGCAGCAGGAGCTCCTGCTGAAGCtgctgcagcagcagcaggcagCGGCCGCCGTCCCGGCGTCCCCCGCACCCAGCTCCCCGCCACCGTTGTGGGCCGGCCTGGCCAAGCAGGGGCTGTCCATGAAGACGCTGCTGGAGCTGCAGCTGGAGGGCGAGCGGCAGCTGCATAAGCAGCCCCCACCTCGGGAGCCGTCGCGGGCCCAGGCCCCCAACCACCGTGTG CAGCTCGGGGGCCTGGGCGCTGCTCCTCTGAACCAGTGGGTGTCTGAGGCTGGGCCCCTGTGGGGCGGGCCCGACAAGAGTGGGGGCAGCAGCGGTGGCCTGGGGCTCTGGGAGGACACCCTCAAGAGCAGCGGGAGCCTGGCCCGCAGCCTGGGCCTGAAGAACAGCCGGAGCAGCCCCTCTCTCAG TGACTCGTACAGCCACCTGTCAGGCCGGCCTGTGCGCAAaaagacagaggaggaagagaagctgCTGAAGCTGCTCCAGGGCATCCCCAGGCCCCAGGACGGCTTCACCCAGTGGTGTGAGCAGATGCTGCACACATTGAGCACCACAGGCAGCCTGGACG TGCCCATGGCTGTAGCGATCCTCAAGGAGGTAGAATCCCCCTACGATGTCCACGATTATATCCGGTCCTGCTTGGGGGACACGCTGGAAGCCAAAGAATTTGCCAAACAGTTCCTGGAGCGGAGGGCCAAACAGAAAGCCAGCCAGCAGCGGCAGCAG GAGGCTTGGCTGAGCGGCGGCTCCCTGCAGACAGCCTTTCAGACCAACCACAGCACCAAACTCGGCCCTGGGGAGGGCAGCAAGGCCAAGAGGCGGGCTCTGATGCTGCACTCGGATCCCAGCATCTTGG GGTACTCCCTGCACGGACCTTCTGGTGAGATCGAGAGCGTGGATGACTACTGA
- the GIGYF1 gene encoding GRB10-interacting GYF protein 1 isoform X2, with the protein MLWMAQRNQEEEGCPDSCFSPFLCPFSRLRALSSGGSVASPPPSPAMPKYKLADYRYGREEMLALYVKENKVPDELQDKEFAAVLQEEPLQPLALEPLTEEEQRNFSLSVNSVAVLRLMGKGAGPPLGGASRGRGSTRSRGRGRGDSCFYQRSIEEGEGAFGRNPREIQRSQSWDDRGERRFEKSARRDGARSGFEEGGAGPRKEHARSDSENWRSLREEQEEEEEGSWRLGAGPRRDGDRWRSASPDSGPRSAGWREHGDRRRKFEFDIRGDRGGCGEEEGRGGGGSAHLRRCRGPDGFEEDKDGLPEWCLDDEDEEMGTFDASGAFLPLKKGPKEPIPEEQELDFQGLEEEEEEPSEALDEAGPEAGGKELTPLPPQEENSSSPPPLPTLGPLWGTNGEGDDATEKDLPATEDDMRGMQLSPGVGSPPGPPGDLEDDEGLKHLQQEAEKLVASLQDSSLEEEQFTAAMQAQGLRHSAAATALPLSHGAARKWFYKDPQGEIQGPFTTQEMAEWFQAGYFSMALLVKRGCDEGFQPLGEVIKMWGRVPFAPGPSPPPLLVSTSTWRGAGRGSGSRTDGGGWCGARPGQRHRSALAPTQGNMDQERLKKQQELAAAALYQQLQHQQFLQLVGSRQLPQCALREKAALGDLTPPQQQLTAFLQQLQALKPPRGGDQNLLPTMNRSLSVPDSGPLWDIHTSASSQSGGEASLWDIPINSSTQGPILEQLQLQHKFQERREVELRAKREEEERKRREEKRRQQQQQEEQKRRQEEEELFRRKQVRQQELLLKLLQQQQAAAAVPASPAPSSPPPLWAGLAKQGLSMKTLLELQLEGERQLHKQPPPREPSRAQAPNHRVLGGLGAAPLNQWVSEAGPLWGGPDKSGGSSGGLGLWEDTLKSSGSLARSLGLKNSRSSPSLSDSYSHLSGRPVRKKTEEEEKLLKLLQGIPRPQDGFTQWCEQMLHTLSTTGSLDVPMAVAILKEVESPYDVHDYIRSCLGDTLEAKEFAKQFLERRAKQKASQQRQQEAWLSGGSLQTAFQTNHSTKLGPGEGSKAKRRALMLHSDPSILGYSLHGPSGEIESVDDY; encoded by the exons ATGCTTTGGATGGCTCAGAGAAACCAGGAAGAAGAGGGCTGCCCGGAttcctgtttctctcctttcctgtgtcCCTTTTCTAGGCTGAGGGCCCTTTCCAGCGGTGGCAGTGTGGCCTCTCCACCCCCGTCCCCTGCCATGCCCAAATACAAGCTGGCTGACTATCGCTACGGGCGAGAAGAGATGCTGGCTCTCTACGTCAAGGAGAACAAG GTACCCGATGAGCTGCAGGACAAGGAGTTTGCTGCGGTGCTGCAGGAGGAGCCACTGCAGCCCCTGGCGCTGGAGCCTTTGACTGAGGAGGAGCAG AGAAACTTCTCCCTGTCAGTGAACAGTGTGGCTGTGCTGAGGCTGATGGGGAAGGGGGCCGGCCCCCCCCTAGGTGGCGCCTCCCGCGGCAGGGGCAGCACTCGGAGCCGAG GCCGAGGCCGTGGTGACAGTTGCTTTTACCAAAGAAGCATCGAAGAAGGCGAAGGGGCCTTTGGTCGAAACCCCCGGGAGATCCAGCGTAGCCAGAGTTGGGATGACAG AGGCGAGAGAAGGTTTGAGAAGTCGGCCAGGAGGGATGGAG CGCGATCCGGgtttgaggagggaggggctggcccgAGGAAGGAACATGCCCGCTCAGATAGCGAGAACTGGCGTTCTCTCCGAGAGgagcaagaggaagaggaggaaggcagtTGGAGACTTGGGGCAGGACCCCGGCGAGATGGCGACCGCTGGCGCTCAGCCAGCCCTG ATAGCGGTCCCCGCTCTGCTGGCTGGCGGGAACATGGGGACCGGCGTCGCAAGTTTGAATTTGATATTCGAGGGGATCGAGGAGGGTGTGGTGaagaggaggggcggggtgggggaggcagcgCTCACCTGCGGAGGTGCCGAGGGCCTGACGGCTTTGAGGAGGACAAGGATGGGCTCCCCGAATGGTGCCTGGACGACGAGGATGAGGAGATGGGCACCTTTGATGCCTCTGGGGCCTTTCTGCCTCTCAAG AAGGGCCCCAAGGAGCCTATTCCTGAGGAGCAGGAGCTCGACTTCCAGggcctggaggaagaggaggaagaacctTCTGAAGCGCTAGATGAGGCGGGCCCTGAGGCGG GAGGGAAGGAGCTGACCCCACTGCCTCCCCAGGAGGAAAActccagctccccacccccactgcccaccTTGGGCCCGCTCTGGGGAACTAACGGGGAAGGCGACGATGCTACAGAGAAAGACCTGCCGGCGACTGAAG ACGATATGAGGGGGATGCAGCTGAGTCCCGGGGTGGGCTCACCCCCTGGTCCACCCGGAGATCTGGAGGATGATGAAGGCCTGAAGCACCTGCAGCAG GAGGCAGAGAAGCTGGTGGCCTCCCTGCAGGACAGCTCCCTGGAGGAAGAGCAGTTTACGGCTGCCATGCAGGCCCAGGGTCTGCGCCACTCAGCAGCTGCCACTGCCCTCCCTCTCAGCCACGGTGCGGCCCGGAAGTGGTTCTACAAGGACCCACAGGGGGAGATCCAAG GCCCCTTTACAACGCAGGAGATGGCGGAGTGGTTCCAGGCGGGCTATTTTTCCATGGCACTGCTTGTGAAGCGGGGCTGTGATGAGGGCTTCCAGCCACTGGGTGAGGTGATCAAGATGTGGGGTCGCGTGCCCTTTGCCCCGGGACCCTCACCACCCCCACTGCTGGTGAGCACGTCCACCTGGAGAGGAGCAGGGCGGGGAAGCGGGAGCCGGACGGATGGCGGCGGGTGGTGCGGAGCGAGACCAGGTCAGAGGCACAGAAGCGCTCTGGCCCCCACTCAGGGCAACATGGACCAGGAGCGGCTGAAGAAGCAGCAGGAGCTGGCGGCCGCGGCCTTGTACCAGCAGCTGCAGCACCAGCAGTTTCTGCAGCTGGTCGGCAG CCGGCAGCTCCCGCAGTGCGCGCTCCGGGAAAAGGCCGCTCTGGGGGACCTGACGCCGCCCCAGCAGCAGCTCACTGCGTTCCTACAGCAGCTCCAAGCTCTCAAACCGCCCAG AGGCGGGGACCAGAACCTGCTCCCGACCATGAACCGGTCCTTGTCGGTGCCGGATTCGGGCCCCCTCTGGGACATACATACCTCAGCCTCATCACAGTCAG GCGGTGAGGCCAGTCTTTGGGACATACCAATTAACTCTTCGACTCAGGGTCCAATTCTAGAACAACTCCAGCTGCAGCACAAA TTCCAAGAGCGCAGAGAAGTGGAGCTCAGGGCGaagcgggaggaggaggagcgcaAGCGGCGGGAGGAGAAGCgccggcagcagcagcagcaggaggagcagAAGCGgcggcaggaggaagaggagctgTTTCGGCGCAAGCAG GTGCGGCAGCAGGAGCTCCTGCTGAAGCtgctgcagcagcagcaggcagCGGCCGCCGTCCCGGCGTCCCCCGCACCCAGCTCCCCGCCACCGTTGTGGGCCGGCCTGGCCAAGCAGGGGCTGTCCATGAAGACGCTGCTGGAGCTGCAGCTGGAGGGCGAGCGGCAGCTGCATAAGCAGCCCCCACCTCGGGAGCCGTCGCGGGCCCAGGCCCCCAACCACCGTGTG CTCGGGGGCCTGGGCGCTGCTCCTCTGAACCAGTGGGTGTCTGAGGCTGGGCCCCTGTGGGGCGGGCCCGACAAGAGTGGGGGCAGCAGCGGTGGCCTGGGGCTCTGGGAGGACACCCTCAAGAGCAGCGGGAGCCTGGCCCGCAGCCTGGGCCTGAAGAACAGCCGGAGCAGCCCCTCTCTCAG TGACTCGTACAGCCACCTGTCAGGCCGGCCTGTGCGCAAaaagacagaggaggaagagaagctgCTGAAGCTGCTCCAGGGCATCCCCAGGCCCCAGGACGGCTTCACCCAGTGGTGTGAGCAGATGCTGCACACATTGAGCACCACAGGCAGCCTGGACG TGCCCATGGCTGTAGCGATCCTCAAGGAGGTAGAATCCCCCTACGATGTCCACGATTATATCCGGTCCTGCTTGGGGGACACGCTGGAAGCCAAAGAATTTGCCAAACAGTTCCTGGAGCGGAGGGCCAAACAGAAAGCCAGCCAGCAGCGGCAGCAG GAGGCTTGGCTGAGCGGCGGCTCCCTGCAGACAGCCTTTCAGACCAACCACAGCACCAAACTCGGCCCTGGGGAGGGCAGCAAGGCCAAGAGGCGGGCTCTGATGCTGCACTCGGATCCCAGCATCTTGG GGTACTCCCTGCACGGACCTTCTGGTGAGATCGAGAGCGTGGATGACTACTGA
- the GIGYF1 gene encoding GRB10-interacting GYF protein 1 isoform X6: MGKGAGPPLGGASRGRGSTRSRGRGRGDSCFYQRSIEEGEGAFGRNPREIQRSQSWDDRGERRFEKSARRDGARSGFEEGGAGPRKEHARSDSENWRSLREEQEEEEEGSWRLGAGPRRDGDRWRSASPDSGPRSAGWREHGDRRRKFEFDIRGDRGGCGEEEGRGGGGSAHLRRCRGPDGFEEDKDGLPEWCLDDEDEEMGTFDASGAFLPLKKGPKEPIPEEQELDFQGLEEEEEEPSEALDEAGPEAGGKELTPLPPQEENSSSPPPLPTLGPLWGTNGEGDDATEKDLPATEDDMRGMQLSPGVGSPPGPPGDLEDDEGLKHLQQEAEKLVASLQDSSLEEEQFTAAMQAQGLRHSAAATALPLSHGAARKWFYKDPQGEIQGPFTTQEMAEWFQAGYFSMALLVKRGCDEGFQPLGEVIKMWGRVPFAPGPSPPPLLVSTSTWRGAGRGSGSRTDGGGWCGARPGQRHRSALAPTQGNMDQERLKKQQELAAAALYQQLQHQQFLQLVGSRQLPQCALREKAALGDLTPPQQQLTAFLQQLQALKPPRGGDQNLLPTMNRSLSVPDSGPLWDIHTSASSQSGGEASLWDIPINSSTQGPILEQLQLQHKFQERREVELRAKREEEERKRREEKRRQQQQQEEQKRRQEEEELFRRKQVRQQELLLKLLQQQQAAAAVPASPAPSSPPPLWAGLAKQGLSMKTLLELQLEGERQLHKQPPPREPSRAQAPNHRVQLGGLGAAPLNQWVSEAGPLWGGPDKSGGSSGGLGLWEDTLKSSGSLARSLGLKNSRSSPSLSDSYSHLSGRPVRKKTEEEEKLLKLLQGIPRPQDGFTQWCEQMLHTLSTTGSLDVPMAVAILKEVESPYDVHDYIRSCLGDTLEAKEFAKQFLERRAKQKASQQRQQEAWLSGGSLQTAFQTNHSTKLGPGEGSKAKRRALMLHSDPSILGYSLHGPSGEIESVDDY; this comes from the exons ATGGGGAAGGGGGCCGGCCCCCCCCTAGGTGGCGCCTCCCGCGGCAGGGGCAGCACTCGGAGCCGAG GCCGAGGCCGTGGTGACAGTTGCTTTTACCAAAGAAGCATCGAAGAAGGCGAAGGGGCCTTTGGTCGAAACCCCCGGGAGATCCAGCGTAGCCAGAGTTGGGATGACAG AGGCGAGAGAAGGTTTGAGAAGTCGGCCAGGAGGGATGGAG CGCGATCCGGgtttgaggagggaggggctggcccgAGGAAGGAACATGCCCGCTCAGATAGCGAGAACTGGCGTTCTCTCCGAGAGgagcaagaggaagaggaggaaggcagtTGGAGACTTGGGGCAGGACCCCGGCGAGATGGCGACCGCTGGCGCTCAGCCAGCCCTG ATAGCGGTCCCCGCTCTGCTGGCTGGCGGGAACATGGGGACCGGCGTCGCAAGTTTGAATTTGATATTCGAGGGGATCGAGGAGGGTGTGGTGaagaggaggggcggggtgggggaggcagcgCTCACCTGCGGAGGTGCCGAGGGCCTGACGGCTTTGAGGAGGACAAGGATGGGCTCCCCGAATGGTGCCTGGACGACGAGGATGAGGAGATGGGCACCTTTGATGCCTCTGGGGCCTTTCTGCCTCTCAAG AAGGGCCCCAAGGAGCCTATTCCTGAGGAGCAGGAGCTCGACTTCCAGggcctggaggaagaggaggaagaacctTCTGAAGCGCTAGATGAGGCGGGCCCTGAGGCGG GAGGGAAGGAGCTGACCCCACTGCCTCCCCAGGAGGAAAActccagctccccacccccactgcccaccTTGGGCCCGCTCTGGGGAACTAACGGGGAAGGCGACGATGCTACAGAGAAAGACCTGCCGGCGACTGAAG ACGATATGAGGGGGATGCAGCTGAGTCCCGGGGTGGGCTCACCCCCTGGTCCACCCGGAGATCTGGAGGATGATGAAGGCCTGAAGCACCTGCAGCAG GAGGCAGAGAAGCTGGTGGCCTCCCTGCAGGACAGCTCCCTGGAGGAAGAGCAGTTTACGGCTGCCATGCAGGCCCAGGGTCTGCGCCACTCAGCAGCTGCCACTGCCCTCCCTCTCAGCCACGGTGCGGCCCGGAAGTGGTTCTACAAGGACCCACAGGGGGAGATCCAAG GCCCCTTTACAACGCAGGAGATGGCGGAGTGGTTCCAGGCGGGCTATTTTTCCATGGCACTGCTTGTGAAGCGGGGCTGTGATGAGGGCTTCCAGCCACTGGGTGAGGTGATCAAGATGTGGGGTCGCGTGCCCTTTGCCCCGGGACCCTCACCACCCCCACTGCTGGTGAGCACGTCCACCTGGAGAGGAGCAGGGCGGGGAAGCGGGAGCCGGACGGATGGCGGCGGGTGGTGCGGAGCGAGACCAGGTCAGAGGCACAGAAGCGCTCTGGCCCCCACTCAGGGCAACATGGACCAGGAGCGGCTGAAGAAGCAGCAGGAGCTGGCGGCCGCGGCCTTGTACCAGCAGCTGCAGCACCAGCAGTTTCTGCAGCTGGTCGGCAG CCGGCAGCTCCCGCAGTGCGCGCTCCGGGAAAAGGCCGCTCTGGGGGACCTGACGCCGCCCCAGCAGCAGCTCACTGCGTTCCTACAGCAGCTCCAAGCTCTCAAACCGCCCAG AGGCGGGGACCAGAACCTGCTCCCGACCATGAACCGGTCCTTGTCGGTGCCGGATTCGGGCCCCCTCTGGGACATACATACCTCAGCCTCATCACAGTCAG GCGGTGAGGCCAGTCTTTGGGACATACCAATTAACTCTTCGACTCAGGGTCCAATTCTAGAACAACTCCAGCTGCAGCACAAA TTCCAAGAGCGCAGAGAAGTGGAGCTCAGGGCGaagcgggaggaggaggagcgcaAGCGGCGGGAGGAGAAGCgccggcagcagcagcagcaggaggagcagAAGCGgcggcaggaggaagaggagctgTTTCGGCGCAAGCAG GTGCGGCAGCAGGAGCTCCTGCTGAAGCtgctgcagcagcagcaggcagCGGCCGCCGTCCCGGCGTCCCCCGCACCCAGCTCCCCGCCACCGTTGTGGGCCGGCCTGGCCAAGCAGGGGCTGTCCATGAAGACGCTGCTGGAGCTGCAGCTGGAGGGCGAGCGGCAGCTGCATAAGCAGCCCCCACCTCGGGAGCCGTCGCGGGCCCAGGCCCCCAACCACCGTGTG CAGCTCGGGGGCCTGGGCGCTGCTCCTCTGAACCAGTGGGTGTCTGAGGCTGGGCCCCTGTGGGGCGGGCCCGACAAGAGTGGGGGCAGCAGCGGTGGCCTGGGGCTCTGGGAGGACACCCTCAAGAGCAGCGGGAGCCTGGCCCGCAGCCTGGGCCTGAAGAACAGCCGGAGCAGCCCCTCTCTCAG TGACTCGTACAGCCACCTGTCAGGCCGGCCTGTGCGCAAaaagacagaggaggaagagaagctgCTGAAGCTGCTCCAGGGCATCCCCAGGCCCCAGGACGGCTTCACCCAGTGGTGTGAGCAGATGCTGCACACATTGAGCACCACAGGCAGCCTGGACG TGCCCATGGCTGTAGCGATCCTCAAGGAGGTAGAATCCCCCTACGATGTCCACGATTATATCCGGTCCTGCTTGGGGGACACGCTGGAAGCCAAAGAATTTGCCAAACAGTTCCTGGAGCGGAGGGCCAAACAGAAAGCCAGCCAGCAGCGGCAGCAG GAGGCTTGGCTGAGCGGCGGCTCCCTGCAGACAGCCTTTCAGACCAACCACAGCACCAAACTCGGCCCTGGGGAGGGCAGCAAGGCCAAGAGGCGGGCTCTGATGCTGCACTCGGATCCCAGCATCTTGG GGTACTCCCTGCACGGACCTTCTGGTGAGATCGAGAGCGTGGATGACTACTGA